A part of Candida albicans SC5314 chromosome 2, complete sequence genomic DNA contains:
- the SET2 gene encoding histone methyltransferase (Ortholog(s) have histone methyltransferase activity (H3-K36 specific) activity), producing the protein MSNNNFQESSNNTSSPSKRSTPMLFLDAENKTQEALTTFELLNACTYQNKYVGSANVTTTATTSTKTSNSTSTKSHQQQHRRKLEYMTCDCEEEWDSELQMNLACGPDSNCINRITCVECVNRNCLCGDDCQNQRFQNRQYSKVKVIQTELKGYGLIAEQDIEENQFIYEYIGEVIDEISFRQRMIEYDLRHLKHFYFMMLSNDSFIDATEKGSLGRFINHSCNPNAFVDKWHVGDRLRMGIFAKRKISRGEEITFDYNVDRYGAQSQPCYCGEPNCIKFMGGKTQTDAALLLPQMIAEALGVTPRQEKAWLKENKSIRNQQQNDESNINEEFVNSIEIEPIENQDGVTKVMSALMKTQHPLIIKKLIERIFLSNDQDDINVMFVRFHGYKTISTILQDLLVAKNSGKESETTDNNDIDNSTGDDDQDKDELIIKILKILVSWPAVTKNKIASANLEEVVKDIQTNNENSNNNDEINQLCTSLLDRWSKLEMAYRIPKQESVPTNNAAAAATTTATATGTTTSASPFERISSHTPEVGGTNTPSSTSQQQQQQNSRDAGLPENWRSAFDKNTGGYYYYNLVTKETTWERPLGSLPLGPKPPSGPGLKGRINKYNEIDLAKREELRIQKEKEMKFIEMQNRDRKLKELIEMSKKSMNNIGGSSGTTITAATINGLSDNGGNNNGNITGIYGDDKHSKHHHHHHDKHLKNGPRNTSTSSSSGNNVEKIWKRIFAKYIPNIIKKYESEIGRDNVKGCAKELVNILTQSEIKHGNSLPSSSSSNGYSMELSDKKLKKIKEYSHGYMDKFLIKFNNSKKHKSTMGSKGSDNHKRKHNGDGDNGVKRSKV; encoded by the coding sequence ATGTCCAATAACAACTTTCAAGAGAGTTCTAATAACACTAGCCTGCCTTCTAAACGATCGACACCAATGTTGTTTCTTGATGCCGAAAACAAAACTCAAGAAGCATTAACAACTTTTGAATTACTAAATGCATGTACatatcaaaacaaatatgTTGGATCGGCCAACGTCACCACTACTGCCACTACCAGTACTAAAACATCTAACTCAACCCTGACTAAAtctcatcaacaacaacatcgTCGGAAACTTGAATATATGACATGTGATTGTGAAGAGGAATGGGATAGTGAATTACAAATGAATTTAGCGTGTGGACCCGATTCTAATTGTATTAATCGAATTACTTGTGTTGAATGTGTTAATAGGAATTGTTTATGTGGGGATGATTGTCAAAATCAACGATTTCAAAACCGTCAATATAGTAAAGTCAAAGTTATTCAAACGGAATTAAAAGGTTATGGATTAATTGCTGAACaagatattgaagaaaatcaatttatttatgaATATATTGGTGAAGTTATAGATGAAATTAGTTTCCGTCAACGAATGATTGAATATGATTTACGACATTTaaaacatttttattttatgaTGTTAAGTAATGattcatttattgatgCCACGGAAAAAGGGTCATTAGGTCGATTTATTAATCATTCTTGTAATCCTAAtgcatttgttgataaatggCATGTTGGTGATCGATTAAGAATGGGGATTTTCGCTAAAAGGAAAATTTCCCGTGGTGAAGAAATTACATTTGATTATAATGTTGATAGATATGGAGCTCAATCTCAACCATGTTATTGTGGTGAACCAAATTGTATAAAATTCATGGGTGGGAAAACTCAAACTGATGCtgcattattattaccacAAATGATTGCTGAAGCATTAGGAGTAACACCAAGACAGGAAAAAGCTTGGcttaaagaaaataaatcaattagaaatcaacaacaaaatgatgaatcaaatataaatgaagaatttgttaatagtattgaaattgaaccaattgaaaatcaagaTGGGGTGACTAAAGTAATGTCAGCATTGATGAAAACTCAACATCctttaattattaaaaaattgattgaaagaATATTTCTTAGTAATGATCAAGATGATATTAATGTTATGTTTGTTAGATTCCATGGATATAAgacaatatcaacaattttacaAGATTTATTAGTGGCCAAGAATAGTGGTAAAGAATCAGAAACAACTGATAACAACGATATCGACAACTCTACTGGAGATGACGATCAAGATAAAGATGAGTTGATTATtaagattttgaaaatattggtGAGTTGGCCAGCAGTTACTAAGAATAAAATAGCTTCAGCTAATTTAGAAGAAGTTGTTAAAGATATTCAAaccaataatgaaaatagtaataataatgatgaaattaatcaattatgCACTAGTTTATTAGATAGATGGTCAAAATTAGAAATGGCTTATCGTATTCCTAAACAAGAGAGTGTACCTACCAACaatgctgctgctgctgctacAACAACTGCAACTGCCACCGGCACCACTACTTCAGCATCTCCATTTGAAAGAATATCATCTCATACACCAGAAGTAGGTGGTACCAATACACCATCATCAACctcacaacaacaacaacaacaaaattcaCGAGATGCGGGATTACCAGAAAATTGGCGTAGTGCATTTGATAAAAACACTGGTggatattattattataatctTGTTACTAAAGAAACTACCTGGGAAAGACCTTTGGGTTCATTACCATTAGGACCAAAACCACCAAGTGGACCAGGCTTAAAAGGTcgaattaataaatataatgaaattgatttagctaaaagagaagaattaagaattcaaaaggaaaaagaaatgaaatttattgaaatgCAAAATCGAGATCGTAAACttaaagaattgattgaaatgagtaaaaaatcaatgaataacattggtggtagtagtggtaCTACCATTACTGCTGCTACTATTAATGGTTTATCTGATAATGGTGGAAATAACAATGGGAATATTACTGGTATTTATGGAGATGATAAACACTCAAagcatcatcatcatcatcatgataagcatttgaaaaatggtcCTAGAAATACCAGCACCagcagtagtagtggtaATAATGTTGAGAAAATTTGGAAACGAATATTTGCTAAATATATTCCTaacattattaaaaaatatgaatcAGAAATTGGTCGTGATAATGTTAAAGGATGTGCCAAAGAATTAGTTAATATTTTAACACAAAGTGAAATCAAGCATGGTAATAGTCTACcctcatcatcttcttcgAATGGTTATAGTATGGAATTGAGtgataaaaaattgaaaaaaataaaagaataCAGTCATGGATATATGgacaaatttttaattaaatttaataattccaaaaaacACAAATCTACAATGGGGAGTAAGGGAAGTGATAATCATAAACGAAAGCATAATGGTGATGGAGATAATGGAGTAAAACGTAGTAAAGTATag
- the CMK2 gene encoding calmodulin-dependent protein kinase (Putative calmodulin-dependent protein kinase; involved in cell wall integrity and oxidative stress response), translated as MSTDHHSHPVEGHQFKKIFNRLSGQPESYSRKQNYTFGKTLGAGSFGIVRYARDNSTDEEVAVKIILKKALKGNESMIIDEMQLLEQLNNPHIVGFRDWFESKDKFYLVTQLATGGELFDRIVQKGRFTEHDASLVVLQMLEALEYLHNKDIVHRDIKPENILYLTSKDDSPIVLADFGIAKRLQNPNEKLTSSAGSFGYAAPEVILGTGHGKPCDIWSLGVVTYTLLCGYSPFRSENVQDFINEVKHNNAVIFHADYWKDVSKDARRFIIKALQFNPDNRPTATELLNDPWLVSIAKEYKETDLLPNFKQGFDAKKKFRQAIELVKLNNRIKKLKEWQTDEDDDPTEINLFNEHGSVEQRANPSTNDGLTIPGTTSPRRGESPLNTWKKFNDVINSLDTNRSKASLSSFKSPYDLAHSNRGTDVSNSGATNVGKSDTASSAFVQLVHAATANKEKVANYTEDEEGKEKKQKDGDKN; from the coding sequence ATGTCAACTGATCATCATTCTCATCCAGTTGAAGGAcatcaattcaaaaaaatctttaatCGATTAAGTGGACAACCAGAATCATATAGTCGTAAACAAAATTATACTTTTGGTAAGACTTTAGGAGCAGGATCATTTGGAATTGTTAGATATGCTAGAGATAATAGtactgatgaagaagtAGCTgtgaaaataattttgaaaaaagctCTTAAAGGTAATGAATCAAtgattattgatgaaatgcaattattagaacaattgaataaccCTCATATTGTTGGATTTAGAGATTGGTTTGAAAGTAAagataaattttatttagTGACTCAATTAGCCACTGGAGGAGAATTATTTGATCGAATTGTTCAAAAAGGTCGATTCACTGAACATGATGCTTCATTAGTAGTACTTCAAATGTTGGAAGCTTTGGAATATTTACataataaagatattgTTCATCGTGATATTAAACCCgaaaatatattatatttaacTTCAAAAGATGATTCCCCCATTGTGTTGGCAGATTTTGGTATTGCTAAACGATTACAAAATcctaatgaaaaattgactTCATCTGCTGGATCATTTGGATATGCTGCCCCTGAAGTCATATTAGGTACTGGTCATGGTAAACCTTGTGACATTTGGTCATTAGGTGTGGTTACTTATACTTTATTATGTGGATATTCTCCATTTAGATCAGAAAATGTTCAAGATTTCATTAATGAAGTGAAACATAATAATGCTGTGATTTTCCATGCTGATTATTGGAAAGATGTCTCCAAAGATGCCAGaagatttattatcaagGCATTACAATTCAACCCTGATAATCGCCCTACCGCCActgaattattaaatgatcCATGGTTAGTTTCTATTGCTAAAGAATATAAGGAAACCGATTTATTACctaatttcaaacaagGATTTGATGCCAAGAAGAAATTCAGACAAGCAATTGAATTggtgaaattgaataatagaattaagaaattgaaagaatgGCAaactgatgaagatgatgatcCAACggaaattaatttatttaatgaacATGGTAGTGTTGAGCAAAGAGCAAACCCTTCTACTAATGATGGATTAACTATTCCTGGTACTACCTCACCACGTCGTGGAGAATCACCATTGAATACATGGAAGAAATTTAATGATGTTATCAATTCTTTAGATACAAATCGATCCAAAGCTTCATTGtcatcatttaaatctCCATATGATCTTGCTCATTCCAATAGAGGTACCGATGTAAGCAACTCTGGTGCTACTAATGTTGGTAAGAGTGATACGGCCAGTAGTGcttttgttcaattagtACATGCAGCAACTgcaaataaagaaaaagtagCCAATTAtactgaagatgaagaaggaaaagaaaagaaacaaaaagatgGTGATAAAAACTAG
- the SPT23 gene encoding Spt23p (Protein involved in regulation of unsaturated fatty acid biosynthesis; controls the expression of the Ole1p delta-9-fatty acid desaturase) — protein sequence MTDPLTFLDEFNEFFYFPEDNDTFAPNEIGKLKFGSKINATPKSIEVPSSYLDFSPETMNNLPYRLSISGLPSFSRVETQIKMNLTINAPFTNHYVHITPDLISKKKLCLEEPYSNLDDNIKKHILEFDAYILTQSNKSCAVCPRCIKREQKRASRSKAGEEKSAVWDCDVERKAIIINNKEIIAFQSGVLELSARIICYCRHHKESEGFKLLIVLKNHLGQVVAKQISSPIMIMDRKKNLKDSAPSSSANLVELDKKKLSISDSDNEKLMTNQFVQLSPNSLDESASEALATTDYETRGVKRKKLSVDDSFNTTSNPMYNGFSGYSPMSNSDTNTSAISQSFSGPTISKPSSAQFSIGFSPISQPQFPSQFQSQTQLLQQQQQQQQQQQQQQQQQQQQQTVPSIQKIIPAQGSIRGGIEVTILGFNFRPGLSIKFGANQALATHCWSETTIVTYLPPAAQPGQVLVTFENQDNDNVGGPQQQQVFTYTDDTDRQLIELALQIVGLKMNGKLEDAKNIAKRIVGTDNNNNNNNNNNSSNTNTNTSTNSNSPADNENDNNNTNNNTTAGAAAPGAAPGNTVTSTNSNTSSSFENDEKSMAKLNKLVEFFESRTNNQDDLEKWSSMKTSEIFGDQEEEYFADSEVVPSYKSIFPNGGNANNTKLIAEPTPEADAGATSDSSEDMVVTYINHPRKSMKNDKMLLFFWIPALVIMLFTFFMVYVVGYQLNDYSIVEKMLNCTSLLR from the coding sequence ATGACAGATCCATTAACATTCTTGGATGAGTTTAATGAATTCTTTTATTTCCCAGAAGATAATGATACTTTTGCACCAAATGAAATTgggaaattgaaatttggaTCAAAGATAAATGCAACACCAAAATCTATTGAAGTGCCTAGTTCttatttggatttttcaCCTGAAACAATGAATAATTTACCATATAGATTGAGTATATCTGGTTTACCATCTTTTTCTAGAGTAGAAACTCAAATTAAAATgaatttaacaataaatgCTCCTTTCACTAATCATTATGTTCATATAACCCCTGATCTTatatcaaaaaagaaattatgtTTAGAAGAACCATATTCAAATcttgatgataatattaaaaaacatattttggaatttgaCGCTTATATTCTTACTCAAAGTAATAAGTCTTGTGCTGTTTGTCCAAGATGTATTAAACGAGAACAGAAAAGAGCATCACGTAGTAAAGCTGGTGAAGAGAAATCTGCCGTTTGGGATTGTGATGTTGAAAGGAAAGCAatcattataaataataaagaaatcattGCTTTCCAATCGGGTGTTTTGGAATTATCTGCAAGAATCATATGTTATTGCCGACACCATAAAGAACTGGAAGGATTCAAACTTTTAATAGTACTTAAAAACCATTTAGGGCAAGTTGTTGCTAAACAAATATCTTCCCCTATTATGATTATGGacagaaagaaaaatttgaagGATTCGGCACCTAGTTCATCGGCAAATTTGGTTGAATTGgataagaagaaattgtcTATTTCTGATtctgataatgaaaaattaatgaCCAACCAGTTTGTTCAACTATCACCAAATTCATTGGATGAATCGGCATCTGAAGCTTTAGCCACTACTGATTATGAAACTAGAGGAGTGAAACGTAAGAAGTTGTCTGTTGATGATTCTTTCAACACCACATCTAACCCAATGTACAATGGGTTTAGTGGTTATTCTCCAATGAGTAATAGTGATACAAATACATCGGCTATAAGTCAAAGTTTCTCGGGtccaacaatatcaaagCCATCTCTGGCTCAATTTTCTATTGGATTTTCACCGATTAGTCAACCACAATTTCCATCACAATTCCAATCACAAACACAATTgctacaacaacaacaacaacaacaacaacaacaacaacaacagcagcagcaacagcaacaacagcaaacTGTAccatcaattcaaaaaattatacCAGCTCAAGGTCTGATTCGAGGTGGCATTGAAGTCACAATTTTGGGTTTCAATTTTCGTCCTGGTTTGCTGATCAAGTTTGGTGCAAATCAAGCATTGGCTACTCATTGTTGGTCAGAAACTACTATTGTTACGTATTTACCACCTGCAGCACAACCAGGTCAAGTCTTGGTCACGTTTGAAAATCaagataatgataatgtaGGAGgaccacaacaacaacaagtgTTTACTTATACTGATGATACTGATCgacaattgattgaattggCTTTACAGATTGTTggattgaaaatgaatggGAAATTAGAGGATGCTAAGAATATTGCTAAAAGAATTGTTGGCactgataataataataataataataataataataatagcagtaatactaatactaatacCAGTACTAACAGTAATAGTCCAGCAGATAATGAGaatgacaataataataccaataataatactactgCTGGTGCTGCTGCTCCTGGTGCTGCTCCTGGTAATACTGTTACctcaacaaattcaaatacatcttctagttttgaaaatgatgaaaaatcaatggctaaattgaataaattagtTGAATTTTTCGAATCGAGAACTAATAATCAAgatgatttggaaaaatgGTCAAGTATGAAAACATCGGAAATATTTGGTgatcaagaagaagaatattttgCTGATAGTGAAGTTGTACCAtcatataaatcaatattccCTAATGGTGGTAATGCTAATAATACCAAACTAATAGCTGAACCTACACCTGAAGCTGATGCTGGTGCCACATCAGATTCTTCTGAAGATATGGTTGTCACATATATTAATCATCCTCGTAAATCAATGAAGAATGATAAAATgttattattcttttggATACCGGCATTAGTAATCATGTTGTTTACCTTCTTTATGGTATATGTGGTGGgatatcaattgaatgattattccattgttgaaaaaatgttgaattGTACTTCTTTACTAAGGtga
- the PUS7 gene encoding pseudouridine synthase (Pseudouridine synthase; catalyzes pseudouridylation in U2 snRNA, 5S rRNA, cytoplasmic tRNAs and in pre-tRNA(Tyr); F-12/CO2 early biofilm induced) yields MIRHWLRTITRIMSESLKRSFPQDQEILATQTNLINDGSGSSSNVAKKLKPTLMGISETKAGITQFINPNITGFSGLLKTLHSDFQVNEIDPLGNVIHLIDDGIDVGPSKRELKLQERAKFRQEIEGKTEEEIAEIKATKQQEKEQQQRSKEADDNGGDGGESNKHPKISDEDREELLKFITVEELKQVEQLFHNGKNFETETKFDDKEQRTKLHQLFRKVFQNKLETITSSENTFKIAISSRNRNGGSRQQPRQFQESMHHIDENGVINYGLGPYKPYLHFTVYKQNRDTMEVANNIGKLLRINHKFINYAGTKDRRGATCQRFSINHGKVLRVNALNKSKRNGFTLGSFSYEDHPLKLGDLKGNEFTIVIRDIKPHHQQQQQEQQPQDQSQSIESIVTSCFESLQKNGFINYFGMQRFGSFSISTHEFGKFILNENWQEFVELLLSDQESVAPGSIEARKIWKQTRDPKLTLNKLPHYFVAETAVLRVLQNESPQQKDDNNTVYSSNSYLKAIQAIPKNLRMMYGHAYQAYIWNLVASKRIELYGLNLIEGDLVFEDPITNPDIVDEDVVYLNEAKVKSLTKQDIESGKYTIFDVILPSPGYKIEYPTNPILKQVYIDIMEKDGLNPYKMIRKQKEFSLTGTYRKLMAKANNLSFELIKYKTEEGEDGETGDGEKPLIRTDLELLNLKKEQEKKSSQNSVTTPIELPDRIINDDKEGGNKLAVVLRMQLGVSSYATMALREFMRIDTSRYRDGLCK; encoded by the coding sequence ATGATAAGACATTGGTTACGTACAATTACACGAATCATGTCTGAATCACTTAAAAGATCATTTCCACAAGATCAAGAAATATTGGCGACTCAAACcaatttaatcaatgatggcagtggtagtagtagtaatgttgctaaaaaattgaaaccaacTCTTATGGGAATCAGTGAAACCAAAGCTGGTATTactcaatttattaatccTAATATAACTGGGTTTTCTGGATTATTAAAAACATTACATTCTGATTTCCAAGTCAATGAAATTGACCCATTAGGTAAtgtaattcatttaattgatgatggtATTGATGTTGGACCATCAAAAagagaattgaaattacaaGAACGAGCTAAATTTCgtcaagaaattgaaggtaaaactgaagaagaaatcgCTGAAATAAAAGCTAccaaacaacaagaaaaagaacaacaacaaagatcGAAAGAGGCTGACGACaatggtggtgatggtggtgaatcaaataaacaTCCAAAAATATCTGATGAAGATCGtgaagaattattgaaatttattactgttgaagaattgaaacaagTTGAACAATTATTTCATAATgggaaaaattttgaaactgaaactaaatttgatgataaagAACAACGAACCAAATTACATCAATTATTTAGAAaggtttttcaaaataaattagaaaCTATTACATCACTGGAAAACACTTTTAAAATTGCCATATCATCAAGAAATCGTAATGGTGGTAGTAGACAACAACCAAGGCAATTTCAAGAAAGTATGCATcatattgatgaaaatggaGTCATTAATTATGGGTTAGGTCCTTATAAACCATATTTACATTTCACGgtttataaacaaaatcGTGACACAATGGAAGTTGCTAATAATATTGGGAAATTATTAAGAATTAATcataaatttataaattatgCTGGTACTAAAGATCGTCGTGGTGCCACATGTCAAAGATTTAGCATCAATCATGGTAAAGTATTACGAGTCAATGCATTAAATAAACTGAAAAGGAATGGATTCACATTAGGGTCATTTAGTTATGAGGATCATCCATTAAAATTAGGTGATTTAAAAGGTAATGAATTCACGATTGTTATTAGAGATATAAAAcctcatcatcaacaacaacaacaagagcAACAGCCCCAGGATCAATCACAATccattgaatcaattgttaCTTCATGTTTTGAAagtttacaaaaaaatggatttataaattattttggaATGCAAAGATTTGGTTCATTTAGTATATCAACTCATGAATTTGGgaaatttattttaaatgaaaattggcaagaatttgttgaattgttattatcTGATCAAGAATCAGTTGCACCCGGTTCAATTGAAGCtagaaaaatttggaaacaaACTAGAGATCCTAAATTAactttgaataaattaCCTCATTATTTTGTTGCTGAAACTGCCGTTTTAAGAGTTTTACAAAATGAATCACCGCAACAAAAAGATGACAACAATACCGTttattcttcaaattcttaTCTTAAAGCCATTCAAGCAATTCCGAAAAATCTTCGTATGATGTATGGACATGCATATCAAGCATATATTTGGAATTTAGTAGCATCAAAAAGAATCGAATTATATGGATTAAATTTAATCGAAGGTGACTTAGTGTTTGAAGACCCTATCACTAATCCTGACATTGTTGATGAGGATGTAGTTTATCTTAATGAAGCTAAAgttaaatcattaacaaaACAAGATATTGAATCCGGTAAATATACTATATTTGATGTGATATTACCATCACCAGGttataaaattgaatatccaacaaatccaattttaaaacaagtttatattgatattatgGAGAAAGATGGATTAAATCCATATAAAATGAttagaaaacaaaaagaattttctTTAACTGGTACTTATAGAAAATTAATGGCAAAAgctaataatttatcatttgaactcatcaaatataaaactGAGGAAGGCGAAGATGGTGAAACAGGAGATGGAGAAAAACCATTGATTAGAACTGATttagaattattaaatttgaaaaaagaacaagaaaagaaatcatcGCAAAACTCTGTCACTACTCCAATAGAGTTACCGGATAGAATTATTAACGACGATAAGGAAGGGGGTAATAAATTGGCAGTGGTTTTAAGAATGCAATTAGGTGTTAGTTCATATGCTACAATGGCATTAAGAGAATTCATGAGAATTGATACTTCAAGATATCGTGATGGTTTATGTAAATAG